The following are encoded together in the Thermococcus sp. genome:
- a CDS encoding KH domain-containing protein, which translates to MKDRLEKMLNVKILDMEELEDKIVVYVPEDQVRIAVGSGGAAVKAAELVIGKKIEVRSK; encoded by the coding sequence ATGAAGGACAGGCTGGAGAAGATGCTCAACGTCAAAATCCTGGATATGGAGGAGCTTGAGGACAAAATAGTCGTCTATGTCCCTGAGGACCAGGTTAGAATCGCGGTCGGAAGTGGCGGTGCCGCGGTAAAGGCGGCTGAACTTGTCATAGGCAAGAAGATTGAAGTCAGGAGCAAGTGA